Proteins encoded by one window of Kribbella flavida DSM 17836:
- a CDS encoding Gfo/Idh/MocA family protein encodes MALFRTHVRNPMTDLTGLTVGLVGAGNIAHVHVAAWKALGIRVLVHSHAGAAELAEGYGLEVADSLDDLLAAADVVDVVTPSATHREITLAAIAAGRDVICEKPLTLTAAASHELAEAAAAAGVRLYPAHVVRFFPAYKAAYDAVRAGRIGEVAVARFFRQASSPAGAGWYRDVARSGGVIMDLMVHDLDQARWICGEVTSVYAVQSPPTVDGISPVNVAAHVTLTHAGGALSQLRATWGATGTQFKSGFSIAGSTGQLEYSSAEDTGYAEELQDGASDGDLLIPASTLGESPYLTQLRELAIGLRGGPEPRVVAADGAAAVYLAEAARASMETGRTIDMNSFDPAGVPA; translated from the coding sequence ATAGCACTGTTCCGGACTCACGTTAGGAATCCCATGACAGACCTCACCGGCCTCACGGTCGGACTGGTGGGCGCGGGCAACATCGCGCACGTCCACGTCGCGGCCTGGAAAGCGCTCGGCATCCGCGTCCTGGTCCACTCCCACGCCGGCGCCGCCGAGTTGGCCGAGGGCTACGGCCTCGAGGTCGCGGACTCGCTCGACGACCTGCTGGCCGCCGCGGACGTCGTCGACGTCGTGACGCCGTCTGCGACCCACCGGGAGATCACCCTGGCGGCGATCGCGGCCGGCCGGGACGTGATCTGCGAGAAGCCGCTGACGCTGACCGCCGCGGCCTCGCACGAGCTCGCCGAAGCGGCGGCCGCGGCCGGCGTCCGGCTGTACCCGGCCCACGTGGTGCGGTTCTTCCCGGCGTACAAGGCGGCGTACGACGCGGTGCGGGCCGGCCGGATCGGCGAGGTCGCGGTGGCCCGGTTCTTCCGGCAGGCCAGCTCGCCCGCCGGCGCCGGCTGGTACCGCGACGTGGCCCGCTCCGGCGGCGTGATCATGGACCTGATGGTGCACGACCTCGACCAGGCGCGCTGGATCTGCGGCGAGGTGACCAGCGTGTACGCCGTGCAGAGCCCGCCGACCGTCGACGGGATCTCCCCGGTCAACGTCGCCGCGCACGTGACCTTGACCCACGCCGGCGGCGCGCTCAGCCAGCTCAGGGCCACCTGGGGTGCGACCGGCACGCAGTTCAAGTCCGGCTTCTCGATCGCCGGATCGACTGGGCAGCTGGAGTACTCGTCCGCCGAGGACACCGGGTACGCCGAGGAGCTGCAGGACGGCGCGAGCGACGGCGACCTGCTGATCCCGGCCTCCACGCTCGGCGAGAGCCCGTACCTGACCCAGCTCCGCGAGCTGGCGATCGGCCTGCGCGGTGGTCCCGAGCCGCGCGTGGTCGCCGCCGACGGAGCGGCCGCGGTCTACCTGGCCGAGGCGGCCCGCGCGTCGATGGAGACCGGCCGCACGATCGACATGAACAGCTTCGACCCGGCAGGAGTGCCCGCATGA
- a CDS encoding carbohydrate ABC transporter permease: MTSRSDRQRLGSNRLAHAVLMLGSLVMMFPFLWQLKMAFSSQAEIQSVPPDLLPAQLRWSNFSEVFQRLPFLDQFWVSIAVTVGRTVGQLVLCSMAGYAFARMSFRLKGVMLALILSILMVPSQVYLIPQYQIIQQLGWLDSIQGIVAPGVFSAFGTFLMMQFFKSIPAELEEAARLDGCNPWQTFWKVVLPVAKPGLISLAIITVLASWADLLWPLVVTSSPERMPLAVGLATLSGYQGTISPGVLMAAALMAMAPVLILFVVLQRRVVEGIAFSGLK; this comes from the coding sequence ATGACTAGTCGGTCCGACCGGCAGCGGCTCGGCAGCAACCGGCTCGCGCACGCCGTGCTGATGCTCGGCAGCCTGGTGATGATGTTCCCGTTCCTGTGGCAGCTGAAGATGGCGTTCTCCAGCCAGGCCGAGATCCAGTCGGTGCCGCCTGACCTGCTGCCGGCGCAGCTGCGCTGGAGCAACTTCTCGGAGGTGTTCCAGCGACTGCCGTTCCTGGACCAGTTCTGGGTGTCGATCGCGGTCACCGTCGGCCGGACGGTCGGCCAGCTGGTGCTGTGCTCGATGGCCGGTTACGCCTTCGCCCGGATGTCGTTCCGGCTCAAGGGCGTGATGCTGGCGCTGATCCTGTCCATCCTGATGGTGCCGAGCCAGGTGTACCTGATCCCGCAGTACCAGATCATCCAGCAGCTCGGCTGGCTCGACTCGATCCAGGGCATCGTCGCGCCCGGTGTCTTCAGCGCCTTCGGTACGTTCCTGATGATGCAGTTCTTCAAGTCGATCCCGGCGGAGCTGGAGGAGGCGGCCCGGCTGGACGGCTGCAACCCGTGGCAGACGTTCTGGAAGGTCGTGCTGCCGGTCGCCAAACCCGGACTGATCTCACTGGCGATCATCACCGTGCTCGCCTCCTGGGCCGATCTGCTCTGGCCGCTCGTGGTCACGTCGTCGCCCGAGCGGATGCCGCTGGCCGTCGGCCTGGCCACCCTCAGCGGCTACCAGGGCACCATCTCGCCCGGGGTGCTGATGGCCGCGGCGCTGATGGCGATGGCGCCGGTCCTGATCCTCTTCGTCGTGCTGCAGCGTCGCGTCGTGGAAGGCATCGCCTTCTCTGGACTCAAATAG
- a CDS encoding carbohydrate ABC transporter permease, whose amino-acid sequence MSRRRSADGRWPWLFVLPTFLGVLVFYLWPLVKTLYDSFTETGPFGGSTWVGGANYSQLFADSEVYRAVVNTVVYTAIVLLGIPLAVLFASLLNRPGLRGVMIYRTLFFLPYVAMPTAISLVWRIIYNGEYGVLNQALGVVGVDGPSWITTPWFALVAVALLGLWMSIGFNMIVLSAGLKGIPGELYEAASLDGASQVQQFRSITVPLLTPSIFFLSVVTTIAGFQLFDQLFALLGPTNPVMPKTQSLVFLFYDAAFVGNERGYAAAVAVLILAVVGLLTLFQFRFQRRWVNYD is encoded by the coding sequence GTGAGCCGCCGCCGGTCGGCGGACGGCCGGTGGCCGTGGCTGTTCGTCCTGCCGACCTTTCTCGGGGTGCTGGTCTTCTACCTGTGGCCGTTGGTGAAGACGCTGTACGACAGCTTCACCGAGACCGGCCCGTTCGGTGGCAGCACCTGGGTCGGCGGGGCGAACTACAGCCAGCTGTTCGCCGACTCCGAGGTCTACCGGGCGGTGGTCAACACGGTCGTCTACACGGCGATCGTGCTGCTCGGCATCCCGCTGGCGGTGCTGTTCGCCAGCCTGCTGAACCGCCCGGGCCTGCGCGGCGTGATGATCTACCGGACCCTGTTCTTCCTGCCGTACGTCGCGATGCCGACTGCGATCTCGCTGGTCTGGCGGATCATCTACAACGGCGAGTACGGCGTACTGAACCAGGCGCTCGGCGTGGTCGGGGTCGACGGTCCGTCCTGGATCACCACACCGTGGTTCGCGCTGGTCGCGGTCGCGCTGCTCGGGCTGTGGATGTCGATCGGCTTCAACATGATCGTGCTCTCGGCCGGGCTGAAAGGCATTCCCGGCGAGCTGTACGAGGCGGCGTCGCTGGACGGCGCGAGCCAGGTGCAGCAGTTCCGGTCGATCACCGTGCCGCTGCTGACGCCGTCGATCTTCTTCCTCTCGGTGGTCACCACGATCGCCGGGTTCCAGCTGTTCGACCAGCTGTTCGCGCTGCTCGGCCCGACCAACCCGGTGATGCCGAAAACGCAGTCGCTGGTGTTCCTGTTCTACGACGCGGCCTTCGTCGGCAACGAGCGTGGCTACGCCGCCGCGGTCGCGGTGCTGATCCTCGCGGTCGTCGGCCTGCTGACCCTGTTCCAGTTCCGCTTCCAGCGCAGGTGGGTGAACTATGACTAG
- a CDS encoding ABC transporter substrate-binding protein, translating into MRITALLAGVVLAATALTACGGGSDSSAGDAKVPDDPAQVKGDLTYAIWDVNQQPAMQQVVKAFNAKYPNVKVSISLATFDQYFTKLKTQGSSDNLPDVFWMNGPNLQLFAANKQLAPLDTLLEAKQVDPANYPQALNELYSWDGKQYGVPKDFDTIALWYNKKLFAEAKVAPPTAEWTWDDYKAAAAKLKAALGAKGIYASGDELGNQGNYYPAIMSNGGYVLKDGKSGYGDPKSIEGLQFWSDMVKAGYTPTAAQNAETPGRERFFSGKAAMMWNGNWLVSMALKSPVKNDLAIVPLPKAPSGERKTPIHGLANVMSAKSKNPQAAAAFLAFLGGKDAALIQAKAGAANPAFNGTQTDFVNSAPYALTTFIDAASSYSEPYPVSKDTAVWNKLETDLIAPAFGGDKPMSEVGPDVAAKMDEALGKEK; encoded by the coding sequence ATGCGAATCACAGCTCTGCTGGCCGGCGTCGTGCTGGCCGCGACCGCACTGACCGCCTGCGGCGGGGGCTCGGACAGCTCTGCCGGCGACGCGAAGGTGCCCGACGACCCGGCGCAGGTGAAGGGCGACCTCACCTACGCGATCTGGGACGTCAACCAGCAGCCCGCGATGCAGCAGGTGGTCAAGGCCTTCAACGCCAAGTACCCGAACGTCAAGGTGTCGATCTCGCTGGCCACCTTCGACCAGTACTTCACCAAGCTGAAGACCCAGGGCTCGTCGGACAACCTGCCCGACGTGTTCTGGATGAACGGCCCGAACCTGCAGCTGTTCGCTGCCAACAAGCAGCTCGCCCCGCTGGACACCCTGCTGGAGGCCAAGCAGGTCGACCCGGCGAACTACCCACAGGCGCTCAACGAGCTCTACTCCTGGGACGGCAAGCAGTACGGCGTACCGAAGGACTTCGACACGATTGCACTGTGGTACAACAAAAAGTTGTTCGCCGAGGCCAAGGTCGCGCCGCCGACGGCGGAGTGGACCTGGGACGACTACAAGGCCGCGGCGGCGAAGCTGAAGGCCGCGCTCGGGGCCAAGGGCATCTACGCCAGCGGCGACGAGCTGGGCAACCAGGGCAACTACTACCCGGCGATCATGAGCAACGGCGGCTACGTGCTCAAGGACGGCAAGTCCGGGTACGGCGACCCGAAGTCGATCGAGGGGCTGCAGTTCTGGTCCGACATGGTCAAGGCCGGCTACACCCCGACCGCCGCGCAGAACGCCGAGACCCCGGGCCGGGAGCGGTTCTTCAGCGGCAAGGCCGCGATGATGTGGAACGGCAACTGGCTGGTCTCGATGGCGCTGAAGTCGCCGGTCAAGAACGACCTGGCCATCGTGCCGTTGCCGAAGGCGCCCAGCGGCGAGCGCAAGACCCCGATCCACGGGCTGGCCAACGTGATGAGCGCGAAGTCGAAGAACCCGCAGGCCGCGGCCGCGTTCCTGGCCTTTCTCGGCGGCAAGGACGCCGCGCTGATCCAGGCCAAGGCCGGCGCCGCGAACCCGGCGTTCAACGGCACCCAGACCGACTTCGTCAACTCCGCGCCGTACGCGCTGACGACGTTCATCGACGCGGCCTCGTCGTACTCCGAGCCGTACCCGGTGAGCAAGGACACCGCGGTGTGGAACAAGCTCGAGACCGACCTGATCGCCCCCGCGTTCGGCGGTGACAAGCCGATGTCCGAGGTGGGCCCGGACGTCGCCGCCAAGATGGACGAGGCACTGGGCAAGGAGAAGTGA
- the glgX gene encoding glycogen debranching protein GlgX gives MTEATAAPNALGPATAPEPRLGAEVRSDGTTFTLWAPAAERVELALIDADRRQHNLDLTHTGEYWTGFVPGVGHGQRYGYRVHGPFDPANGLRFHPAKLLLDPYARAVDGTLDFTSPLIYDSSDGDSAGHVPVGVVVADGAPPPPISRPVPWSETVIYELHTKGFTKLHPDIPEHQRGTYAGLAHPAVIGYLTGLGITSVELLPIHHFLTEPAIAARGLPNYWGYNTLNFFAPHAPYSSAGSTGEQVAEFKAMVAAFHAAGIEVILDVVYNHTAEGGFDGPTLSFRGIDNRAYYRLTHGGVTYDVTGTGNSLNTAHPQVRRLVMDSLRYWVEEMGVDGFRFDLAVTLIRNERHEVDTVNHPFLAEVAADPVLGRVKLISEPWDVGPFGYQVGNFGTPWSEWNGKFRDSVRDVWRTSSYGVQDLAYRLSGSSDLYGDDGRYPYASINFVTAHDGFTLRDLVSYNHKHNEANREDNRDGTDDNRSWNCGIEGETDDRGVVALRKRQMANLMATLVLSTGVPMLTAGDECGRTQYGNNNAYCQDSEISWFDWTLPSLWSDHLALTKKLLALRAAHPALRQWHYFSGQPVVPGGRKDLSWIAPHGGEMTEADWHDGNLRTIGMFLAGDALRGTDAEGNVLTDNSFLLVLNATADAREVVVPDASWAPGYEVVLDTSGSGVTEVEAGAIVPLAPRCVVLLRALS, from the coding sequence GTGACCGAAGCCACCGCCGCCCCGAACGCGCTCGGCCCCGCCACCGCACCGGAACCCCGGCTCGGTGCGGAGGTCCGCTCCGACGGCACCACCTTCACGCTCTGGGCCCCGGCCGCCGAGCGGGTCGAGCTGGCGCTGATCGACGCCGACCGCCGCCAGCACAACCTCGACCTGACCCACACCGGTGAGTACTGGACCGGTTTCGTGCCCGGCGTCGGTCACGGCCAGCGGTACGGCTACCGGGTGCACGGCCCGTTCGACCCCGCGAACGGACTGCGGTTCCACCCCGCCAAGCTGCTGCTCGACCCGTACGCCCGCGCGGTCGACGGAACGCTGGACTTCACCAGCCCGCTGATCTACGACTCCTCCGACGGCGACTCGGCCGGACACGTCCCGGTCGGCGTGGTGGTCGCCGACGGCGCGCCGCCACCGCCGATCAGCCGGCCGGTGCCGTGGAGCGAGACAGTGATCTACGAGCTGCACACCAAGGGCTTCACCAAGCTGCACCCGGACATCCCCGAGCACCAGCGCGGCACGTACGCCGGTCTCGCGCACCCGGCCGTGATCGGCTACCTGACCGGCCTGGGCATCACCTCGGTCGAACTGCTGCCGATCCACCACTTCCTCACCGAGCCGGCCATCGCCGCCCGCGGCCTGCCGAACTACTGGGGCTACAACACGCTGAACTTCTTCGCCCCGCACGCTCCGTACTCGTCGGCCGGGTCGACCGGTGAGCAGGTGGCCGAGTTCAAGGCGATGGTCGCGGCCTTCCACGCCGCGGGCATCGAGGTGATACTCGACGTGGTCTACAACCACACCGCCGAGGGCGGCTTCGACGGGCCGACGCTGAGCTTCCGCGGGATCGACAACCGGGCCTACTACCGGCTCACCCACGGCGGCGTCACCTACGACGTCACCGGCACCGGCAACTCGCTGAACACCGCGCACCCGCAGGTCCGCCGGCTGGTGATGGACTCGCTGCGCTACTGGGTCGAGGAGATGGGCGTGGACGGGTTCCGGTTCGACCTGGCGGTGACGCTGATCCGCAACGAGCGGCACGAGGTCGACACCGTCAACCACCCGTTCCTGGCCGAGGTGGCCGCCGACCCGGTGCTCGGCCGGGTCAAGCTGATCTCCGAGCCCTGGGACGTCGGCCCGTTCGGCTACCAGGTCGGCAACTTCGGCACCCCGTGGTCGGAGTGGAACGGCAAGTTCCGCGACTCCGTCCGCGACGTCTGGCGGACCTCGTCGTACGGCGTCCAGGACCTGGCCTACCGGCTGTCCGGCTCCAGCGACCTGTACGGCGACGACGGGCGCTACCCGTACGCGTCGATCAACTTCGTCACCGCGCACGACGGCTTCACGCTGCGCGACCTGGTGTCGTACAACCACAAGCACAACGAGGCCAACCGCGAGGACAACCGCGACGGCACCGACGACAACCGGTCCTGGAACTGCGGCATCGAGGGCGAGACCGACGACCGGGGCGTGGTCGCGCTGCGCAAACGGCAGATGGCAAACCTGATGGCGACGCTGGTGCTGTCCACCGGGGTGCCGATGCTCACCGCCGGCGACGAGTGCGGCCGGACGCAGTACGGGAACAACAACGCATACTGCCAGGACAGCGAGATCTCCTGGTTCGACTGGACGCTGCCGTCGCTGTGGTCGGACCATCTCGCGCTGACGAAGAAGCTGCTGGCGCTGCGGGCGGCGCACCCGGCGCTGCGGCAGTGGCACTACTTCTCCGGCCAGCCGGTGGTGCCGGGCGGCCGCAAGGATCTGTCCTGGATCGCGCCGCACGGTGGCGAGATGACCGAGGCGGACTGGCACGACGGGAACCTGCGCACGATCGGCATGTTCCTGGCCGGCGACGCGCTGCGCGGTACCGATGCCGAAGGCAACGTGCTGACCGACAACTCGTTCCTGCTGGTGCTGAACGCGACCGCCGACGCGCGCGAGGTGGTGGTGCCGGACGCCTCCTGGGCGCCCGGCTACGAGGTCGTGCTGGACACGTCCGGCTCCGGGGTGACCGAGGTGGAGGCCGGCGCGATCGTTCCGCTCGCGCCGCGGTGCGTGGTCCTGCTGCGCGCGCTCAGCTGA
- a CDS encoding MerR family transcriptional regulator — MEQVELTISEFGRRAGLSHKALRLYDVSGLLPPARVDPVTGYRLYDEAQLERARRISMLRQIDMPLSTIAEVLAGTDEEALIRLDRWWAAELATTEARQATLEYLRDRLIRSGSPGLAPRPVLVRDVPETKVASIRVDTDQQGLMGEIVAATIEIRAHLTAVAAELPGGSWVIYHGAVTPENEAAVEICVPFTGLVDPAGPIGIRLEPAHTEAYCTISRDDCVYPRIMLAYDLVDDWVRHTGHPTTGPAREIYHPGFRDLNSSDPAVDIAQPIRPSATTIRFPEGTAR, encoded by the coding sequence ATGGAGCAGGTCGAGCTGACGATCAGCGAGTTCGGGCGACGGGCAGGTCTGTCCCACAAGGCGCTGCGCTTGTACGACGTGTCGGGGTTGCTGCCGCCGGCCCGGGTCGACCCGGTCACCGGCTACCGGCTGTACGACGAGGCGCAGCTGGAGCGGGCCCGGCGGATCAGCATGCTGCGGCAGATCGACATGCCGCTGAGCACGATCGCGGAGGTCCTGGCCGGGACCGACGAGGAGGCGCTGATCCGGCTGGACCGCTGGTGGGCCGCCGAACTGGCGACCACCGAGGCCCGGCAAGCGACGCTGGAGTACCTGCGGGACCGGCTGATCCGCTCCGGCTCGCCGGGACTGGCGCCGCGCCCGGTGCTGGTCCGCGACGTGCCGGAGACCAAGGTCGCCTCGATCCGGGTGGACACCGACCAGCAGGGCCTGATGGGCGAGATCGTGGCGGCGACGATCGAGATCCGGGCCCACCTCACCGCGGTCGCGGCCGAACTGCCGGGCGGTTCGTGGGTGATCTACCACGGCGCCGTCACCCCGGAGAACGAGGCGGCGGTCGAGATCTGCGTCCCGTTCACCGGGCTGGTCGACCCGGCCGGCCCGATCGGGATCCGGCTGGAGCCGGCCCACACCGAGGCCTACTGCACGATCAGCAGGGACGACTGCGTCTACCCGCGGATCATGCTCGCCTACGACCTGGTGGACGACTGGGTCCGGCACACCGGCCACCCGACCACCGGCCCGGCCCGCGAGATCTACCACCCCGGCTTCCGCGACCTGAACAGCTCCGATCCCGCGGTGGACATCGCGCAGCCGATCAGACCCTCAGCCACCACGATCCGCTTCCCGGAAGGAACCGCCCGATGA
- a CDS encoding transglutaminase-like domain-containing protein, whose product MNYTQQTAYSDPGEYAVLLDPLPTNIPELTAVIRNLLIHYRGGGIQFTGERLEEINHRWIDALLATDQRRNGTPLTTPRAPEDRVAGCCRDYALLLVSALRHQGVPARTRIGFATYFQPGWNADHVITEYWNGDRWVQVDGQLEPGEHWGFDVQDLPAGHFRSAAEVWRGFRAGEIDGETCGVDPTLPFRGGWFIRDYVFLQLAHLQGDELLLWDGWGAMADDLSMDLTPTDELAALLLAADAGDEAAATKLRDRYREDPDLHPGERIEVRSPSGTPPYLVDLATRQKLPWPAG is encoded by the coding sequence ATGAACTACACCCAGCAGACCGCCTACAGCGACCCGGGCGAGTACGCCGTCCTGCTCGACCCGCTGCCGACGAACATCCCCGAGCTGACCGCGGTGATCCGGAACCTGCTGATCCACTACCGGGGCGGCGGGATCCAGTTCACCGGGGAGCGCCTGGAGGAGATCAACCACCGCTGGATCGACGCCCTGCTCGCCACCGACCAGCGCCGCAACGGAACTCCGCTGACCACACCGCGGGCGCCCGAGGACCGAGTCGCCGGCTGCTGCCGGGACTACGCGCTGCTGCTGGTCTCCGCCCTGCGCCACCAGGGCGTCCCGGCCCGGACAAGGATCGGCTTCGCGACGTACTTCCAGCCGGGGTGGAACGCCGACCACGTGATCACGGAGTACTGGAACGGCGATCGGTGGGTGCAGGTGGACGGGCAGCTCGAGCCCGGCGAGCACTGGGGCTTCGACGTGCAGGACCTGCCTGCCGGGCACTTCCGGTCGGCGGCCGAGGTGTGGCGCGGGTTCCGGGCCGGCGAGATCGACGGCGAGACCTGCGGCGTGGACCCGACGCTGCCGTTCCGCGGCGGCTGGTTCATCCGTGACTACGTCTTCCTTCAGCTGGCCCACCTGCAGGGCGACGAGCTGCTGCTGTGGGACGGCTGGGGCGCGATGGCCGACGACCTGTCGATGGACCTCACCCCGACCGACGAGCTGGCCGCGCTGCTGCTCGCGGCCGATGCCGGCGACGAGGCCGCCGCCACCAAGCTCCGCGACCGCTACCGCGAGGACCCGGACCTGCACCCGGGCGAACGGATCGAGGTCCGCTCCCCCAGCGGCACGCCGCCGTACCTGGTCGACCTCGCCACCCGGCAGAAGCTGCCCTGGCCCGCCGGCTGA
- the glgP gene encoding alpha-glucan family phosphorylase: MRAIRRFSVRPVLPEPLTGLGTLVNNLRWAWHPETQDVFEAVDPQLWRSTGGDPVRLLGEVPAARLDELANDQAFLRRLELAVTDLHGYVSDDRWFQAAAGSPVASVAYFSPEFGITHVLPQYSGGLGILAGDHLKAASDLGVPLIGVGLLYRHGYFGQSLNREGWQQERYPLVDPDGLPISLLRDGPDPGAAPATVSVTLPEGRQLHAQIWVAQVGRVPLLMLDSDMEENEPAEREVTDRLYGGNTEHRLLQELLLGVGGVRAVRTFCRVTGHPSPEVFHTNEGHAGFLGIERIRELATEQQLDFDTALEVARGGTVFTTHTPVPAGIDRFPVELIQQHFSPDAFGDGVPVDRILALGAEDFEGGDPGVFNMAIMGLRLAQRANGVSKLHGVVSRGMFAGLWPSFDATDVPITSITNGVHAPTWVAREISALTYANADQGDSEDMFEGLDKTTDAQLWETKRILRQRFIDDTRSRVRASWINRGASDAELGWVDSILDPDVLTMGFARRVPSYKRLTLMLRDTDRLKRLLLHPTRPVQIVIAGKAHPADEGGKKLIQEMVRFADDPELRHRIVFVPDYDIALAQPMYPGCDVWLNNPLRPYEACGTSGMKAALNGALNLSIRDGWWDEWYDDEFGWAIPSAEGIEDTDRRDDLEAHALYDLIEKQVAPRFYDGEVPGRWIEMLRHTIKELGPKVLATRMVRDYVEQLYVPAAQSSRHLNSTYDGARALAAWKKKVRAAWPQIRVDHVELQGLGDVPQLGTTVGIRAFVSLGDLTPSDIDVEALHGRVDSTDEITDAVRVSLSLAETYEGNRHRFEGELKLDRTGAFGYTVRVLPKNAMLASPAELGLAAGPSDPDDPDTPDLPAGSEF; this comes from the coding sequence GTGCGAGCGATACGACGATTCTCCGTCCGCCCTGTCCTGCCCGAGCCGCTGACCGGCCTCGGCACCCTGGTGAACAACCTGCGCTGGGCCTGGCATCCCGAGACACAGGACGTCTTCGAGGCTGTCGACCCCCAGTTGTGGCGCAGCACCGGCGGTGACCCGGTCCGCCTGCTCGGCGAGGTCCCGGCGGCCCGGCTCGACGAGCTGGCGAACGACCAAGCCTTCCTGCGCCGGCTCGAACTGGCCGTGACCGACCTGCACGGTTACGTGTCCGACGACCGCTGGTTCCAGGCCGCGGCCGGTTCCCCGGTCGCCTCGGTGGCCTACTTCTCGCCGGAGTTCGGCATCACCCACGTGCTGCCGCAGTACTCCGGTGGCCTGGGCATCCTGGCCGGTGACCACCTGAAGGCCGCGAGCGACCTCGGTGTGCCGCTGATCGGCGTCGGGCTGCTCTACCGGCACGGCTACTTCGGCCAGTCGCTGAACCGCGAGGGCTGGCAGCAGGAGCGGTACCCGCTGGTCGACCCCGACGGGCTGCCGATCAGCCTGCTCCGCGACGGCCCCGACCCGGGCGCTGCGCCGGCCACCGTGTCGGTCACGCTGCCCGAGGGCCGCCAGCTGCATGCCCAGATCTGGGTCGCCCAGGTCGGCCGGGTGCCGCTGCTGATGCTCGACTCCGACATGGAGGAGAACGAGCCCGCCGAGCGCGAGGTCACCGACCGGCTGTACGGCGGCAACACCGAGCACCGGCTGCTCCAGGAGCTGCTGCTGGGTGTCGGCGGCGTCCGCGCCGTCCGCACCTTCTGCCGGGTCACCGGCCATCCGAGCCCCGAGGTGTTCCACACCAACGAGGGGCACGCCGGCTTCCTCGGCATCGAGCGGATCCGCGAGCTGGCCACCGAGCAGCAGCTGGACTTCGACACCGCGCTCGAGGTCGCCCGCGGCGGCACCGTCTTCACCACCCACACCCCGGTGCCGGCCGGCATCGACCGGTTCCCGGTCGAGCTGATCCAGCAGCACTTCTCGCCGGACGCGTTCGGCGACGGCGTGCCGGTGGACCGGATCCTCGCGCTCGGCGCCGAGGACTTCGAGGGCGGCGACCCGGGCGTGTTCAACATGGCGATCATGGGCCTGCGGCTGGCCCAGCGCGCCAACGGCGTGTCCAAGCTGCACGGCGTGGTCAGCCGGGGCATGTTCGCCGGGCTCTGGCCGAGCTTCGACGCCACCGACGTGCCGATCACGTCGATCACCAACGGCGTGCACGCGCCGACCTGGGTGGCCCGGGAGATCTCGGCGCTGACCTACGCGAACGCCGACCAGGGCGACTCCGAGGACATGTTCGAGGGTCTGGACAAGACCACCGACGCGCAGCTGTGGGAGACCAAGCGGATCCTGCGCCAGCGCTTCATCGACGACACCCGCTCCCGGGTCCGGGCGTCCTGGATCAACCGGGGCGCCAGCGACGCCGAGCTGGGCTGGGTCGACTCGATCCTGGACCCGGACGTGCTGACGATGGGCTTCGCCCGCCGCGTCCCGTCGTACAAGCGGCTGACGCTGATGCTGCGCGACACCGACCGGCTGAAGCGGCTGCTGCTGCACCCGACCCGGCCGGTCCAGATCGTGATCGCCGGCAAGGCGCACCCGGCCGACGAGGGCGGCAAGAAGCTGATCCAGGAGATGGTCCGGTTCGCCGACGACCCGGAGCTGCGGCACCGGATCGTGTTCGTGCCCGACTACGACATCGCGCTGGCGCAGCCGATGTACCCGGGCTGCGACGTCTGGCTGAACAACCCGCTGCGCCCGTACGAGGCGTGCGGCACGTCCGGCATGAAGGCCGCGCTGAACGGCGCGCTCAACCTGTCCATCCGCGACGGCTGGTGGGACGAGTGGTACGACGACGAGTTCGGCTGGGCGATCCCGTCCGCGGAGGGCATCGAGGACACCGACCGGCGGGACGACCTCGAGGCGCACGCGCTGTACGACCTGATCGAGAAGCAGGTCGCGCCGCGGTTCTACGACGGCGAGGTGCCCGGCCGCTGGATCGAGATGCTGCGGCACACGATCAAGGAGCTCGGCCCGAAGGTGCTGGCCACCCGGATGGTCCGCGACTACGTCGAGCAGCTGTACGTGCCGGCCGCGCAGTCGTCGCGGCACCTGAACAGCACGTACGACGGCGCCCGCGCGCTGGCCGCCTGGAAGAAGAAGGTGCGGGCGGCCTGGCCGCAGATCCGGGTCGACCACGTGGAGCTGCAGGGCCTCGGCGACGTGCCGCAGCTCGGCACCACGGTCGGCATCCGCGCGTTCGTCAGCCTGGGTGACCTGACCCCGAGCGACATCGACGTCGAGGCGCTGCACGGCCGGGTGGACTCGACCGACGAGATCACCGACGCCGTCCGGGTCTCGCTGTCGCTGGCCGAGACCTACGAGGGCAACCGGCACCGTTTCGAGGGCGAGCTGAAGCTGGACCGCACCGGCGCCTTCGGCTACACCGTCCGGGTGCTGCCGAAGAACGCGATGCTGGCCAGCCCGGCCGAGCTCGGCCTGGCCGCCGGCCCGTCCGACCCCGACGACCCGGACACCCCGGACCTGCCGGCCGGCTCGGAGTTCTGA